The Chloroflexota bacterium DNA segment ACGTGCGCGGTGAAGGCGACGTGTGCGGCGGCTCGCTCGACGTGCTGATCGAGCCATGGGAGGCCTCAGCCGCGGCGGCGGCATGATCACGGACGCGGCCGCGGCGGCGCTCAGCGCCATCGCCTCGCGCACACCCCAGGTTTTTGTCTACGTCGCCGGCGTGCGCGGCGTCCCGGACATCGAACTCGGCCTCACGCTGCGGTACGAAACCGAAGACCGGCTCATTGGCTCGCTCGGGTCCCCGGCACTCGACGCGGCCGTCGCCCACGACGCGGCCGACGCCCTCCGGACCGGTGAGCCCGTCACCCACACCTACGCGCCGGACGGGAGCGCCTCGTCGCGGCGCGCCGCGGCCTACGTCAAGGTCTTCTTCGACCCCATCGTCCCCACGCCGCGGCTCGTCATCGCCGGCGCCGGGCACATTGCCCAGCCGCTGGCCCTCTGCGCGGATCTGCTGGAGTTCGAGACCTGGGTCGTGGACGATCGCGCCGACTACGCCAACCGCGAACGCTTTCCCACCGCGGACCGCGTCGTGGTGGACCCGATGCACGAGTTTTTCTCCGAGCTGCGCGTCGATCCGGCCACCTACGTCGTGCTCGTCACCCGCGCGCATCGCTACGACGAGGAGTCCCTGCGCCAACTGCTGGACACGCCCGCGCCCTACATCGGCATGATCGGCAGCCGCCGCCGCGTGCACATCGTCCACCAGACGCTGCTGGCGGAAGGGATTTCGCCCCACAAATTCCGCCGCGTCTACGCGCCGATCGGCCTGGACATCGGCAGCCGCACGCCCGCCGAGATCGCCCTGGCCATCATGGCCGAGATCGTGAACCTGCGCCGCGGCGGCCGCGCCTCGCACCTCTCGCTCGAAATATTCCGCGCCGAGGGCGACACCGCGTAGCCTGGCCATTCCGCGTAGGTCCGGCCGGTTGGTCACTTGGGTCAGCGCCGAGAGTTTTCCGCTTCGTCGCCGCGGTCCGGTCCGCTCTCCCTTGATTGGACCCTTGCGTAGTTCCTTCCGCAGAGCCCGAAGCGCAGGTCCGGTCCCCTCTCCCATCAAGGGAGAGGGCCGGGGTGAGGGTGATCCGGGGCTTCAGAGTGGGCGGCCGAGCACCGCGGTCCGGCGAACGGCCGCCCTTCGTACACTGCCGTCCATGGCGACCGAGCAACGCCCGCGCCTGATCGTTCTCGACGTAGCGTCCCTGCTGCACCG contains these protein-coding regions:
- a CDS encoding XdhC family protein; this encodes MGGLSRGGGMITDAAAAALSAIASRTPQVFVYVAGVRGVPDIELGLTLRYETEDRLIGSLGSPALDAAVAHDAADALRTGEPVTHTYAPDGSASSRRAAAYVKVFFDPIVPTPRLVIAGAGHIAQPLALCADLLEFETWVVDDRADYANRERFPTADRVVVDPMHEFFSELRVDPATYVVLVTRAHRYDEESLRQLLDTPAPYIGMIGSRRRVHIVHQTLLAEGISPHKFRRVYAPIGLDIGSRTPAEIALAIMAEIVNLRRGGRASHLSLEIFRAEGDTA